In Venenivibrio stagnispumantis, one DNA window encodes the following:
- a CDS encoding pilus assembly protein PilQ, producing the protein MKLIKLGTITALSLSFSSYAGEKITAEFLGAKISTVVDALSMVSNQNIVWDKDAIAQKDKIVSLSIKKPLEIEKVLNTVLLQNGFIAVKQDNLYIIKATDEYFVNVPQEITSTFGKDIFDTILLNIKSKASSNAQIDVDRNSYSIYIKDDKESINRIKNFMTAYLDYLKKEADKISKIQQSEGKIIKKEFDISYEDFKKIENKIAENISPIGKYSYDKEKNKLIILDTEKNLSQMANLVAKSQQIQITTKCFYIRGLEPGELILNIKENDLSPNGVIIYQGKIISKPQQEVGQSQIGQKTQAAQVATGVETLVTSLPKVCISDEPKIIENIKNKYSEILLTKPYQIAIEARIVQIDSQNLKDLGIQWGGQASDNTNVIAGTNSPSPIARPGVTGLTTINGAGGAYAVDFPASSSQPLGGFSLGFIHGGLNNFIDVRLSALQRIGVTKILSRPKIVTIDGETAEITQGYQVPYTTVTSVGGGASAASVSFKNAVLKLNVTPRTTSDGNIIMDIKINQDIPDFKNLVAGNPPIQTKTVTSKVVAKDGDTIVIGGILEKTEENTKSGVPGLMNIPILGALFKEELNREQNTELLIFLSAKIIYE; encoded by the coding sequence ATGAAGTTAATAAAATTAGGAACAATAACAGCATTATCACTGAGCTTTAGCTCCTATGCCGGAGAAAAGATTACAGCAGAATTTTTAGGAGCTAAAATAAGCACAGTAGTTGATGCTTTATCTATGGTATCTAATCAAAATATAGTTTGGGACAAAGATGCAATAGCTCAGAAAGATAAAATAGTTTCTTTAAGTATAAAAAAGCCATTAGAAATAGAAAAAGTATTAAATACCGTTCTTTTACAGAATGGATTTATAGCGGTAAAGCAGGATAATTTATATATAATCAAAGCCACTGATGAATATTTTGTTAATGTTCCACAAGAAATAACATCTACATTTGGAAAAGATATTTTTGACACGATATTGTTAAATATAAAAAGCAAAGCCTCTTCTAATGCACAGATAGATGTAGATAGAAACAGTTATTCTATATATATAAAAGATGATAAAGAAAGCATAAATAGAATAAAAAACTTTATGACAGCTTATCTGGATTATCTTAAAAAGGAAGCAGATAAAATATCAAAAATACAGCAGTCAGAAGGGAAAATAATAAAGAAAGAGTTTGATATATCTTATGAAGATTTTAAAAAGATAGAAAATAAAATTGCAGAAAATATATCACCTATTGGGAAATACAGCTATGATAAAGAGAAAAATAAATTAATCATCTTAGATACAGAAAAAAATTTATCCCAAATGGCAAATTTAGTAGCAAAATCCCAGCAAATACAGATAACTACTAAATGTTTTTATATTAGAGGATTAGAACCGGGTGAGTTAATACTGAATATAAAAGAAAATGATTTATCTCCAAATGGAGTTATAATTTATCAAGGAAAAATAATATCTAAACCACAGCAAGAGGTAGGACAATCTCAAATAGGACAAAAAACTCAGGCTGCTCAGGTAGCAACCGGTGTGGAAACATTAGTTACATCACTTCCTAAGGTATGTATATCTGATGAGCCAAAAATTATAGAAAATATAAAAAATAAATATTCTGAAATTTTGCTTACTAAACCTTATCAAATAGCTATAGAAGCAAGAATAGTACAGATAGATTCTCAAAATCTAAAAGATTTAGGAATACAATGGGGAGGACAGGCTTCAGATAACACAAATGTAATCGCAGGTACAAATTCACCAAGTCCTATAGCAAGACCTGGAGTAACTGGGTTGACAACAATAAATGGAGCCGGTGGAGCTTATGCAGTAGATTTTCCTGCATCAAGTTCTCAACCTCTTGGTGGTTTTTCTCTTGGATTTATACATGGGGGACTTAATAATTTTATAGATGTAAGACTTTCTGCTTTACAAAGAATAGGTGTTACAAAAATACTTTCAAGACCAAAAATAGTTACAATAGATGGAGAAACAGCAGAAATTACACAAGGTTATCAAGTTCCTTATACTACCGTAACTTCTGTTGGAGGAGGAGCAAGTGCTGCTTCTGTATCTTTTAAAAATGCTGTGCTTAAATTAAATGTTACTCCAAGAACTACATCAGATGGAAATATTATTATGGATATAAAGATTAATCAAGATATACCGGATTTTAAGAATTTGGTAGCCGGTAATCCACCTATACAAACAAAAACCGTAACAAGTAAAGTAGTTGCAAAAGATGGAGATACAATTGTAATAGGTGGAATACTTGAAAAAACAGAAGAAAATACTAAAAGCGGTGTTCCCGGTCTTATGAATATACCAATTCTTGGAGCATTATTTAAAGAAGAACTAAATAGAGAACAAAATACGGAATTACTTATATTTTTGAGTGCAAAAATTATTTATGAATAA
- the lpdA gene encoding dihydrolipoyl dehydrogenase produces MYDLIIIGMGPGGYEAALTALRKGLNIAIVEKDKLGGNCLNRACIPTKYFRVGAHFIEKIKKSENYGIKINDYNLDYTKAWENKEKAISFLRKSLEQLLLSKKVPVYKGIGKVIDKNKVEVLLNDGRKEIIEGKYIIIATGSYPASVGNLVPDGNYIITTEDYMDKLTSLPESVLVVGAGVAGCELSYIMASYGVNVYIVEMMDRLLPSKIISPEISKYLLRKFKTTNIKTYFNTTIKDFNIKDQKVEVILSNDEKIVVDKILLTIGRKPNTGLMDIIEKDEKGFIKTDSYLRTNFENIYAIGDVVNSPMLAHIASYEAKVALHNITEEEKISVDYSLTPWAIFTAYEIAHIGLNEEEAKEKGIDVESGYYPFSYNEKAIDESEPEGYVRLYFNKENKKVIGADIVGIGASELIHQVAIFIKEGYTAKDIHEFIYFHPSLSEIFAFATYDLAVGKLFR; encoded by the coding sequence ATGTATGATTTAATAATAATAGGAATGGGGCCTGGAGGATATGAAGCTGCACTGACAGCTTTAAGAAAGGGATTAAATATAGCAATTGTTGAAAAGGATAAACTTGGTGGAAATTGTTTAAATAGAGCTTGTATTCCTACAAAATATTTTAGGGTAGGTGCCCATTTTATTGAAAAAATAAAAAAATCGGAAAATTATGGAATAAAAATAAATGATTATAATTTAGATTATACAAAAGCTTGGGAGAATAAAGAGAAAGCAATCTCATTTTTAAGAAAAAGCTTAGAACAATTACTTTTGTCAAAAAAAGTTCCGGTTTATAAAGGAATAGGTAAAGTTATAGATAAAAATAAGGTTGAAGTTTTATTGAATGATGGTAGAAAAGAAATAATTGAAGGAAAATATATAATAATAGCAACCGGTTCTTATCCTGCTTCTGTTGGCAATCTTGTGCCTGATGGTAATTATATAATAACTACCGAAGATTATATGGATAAATTAACCTCTTTGCCTGAATCTGTTCTTGTTGTAGGTGCCGGAGTAGCCGGATGTGAATTATCTTATATAATGGCAAGTTATGGTGTAAATGTTTATATAGTAGAGATGATGGATAGATTATTACCTTCTAAAATAATTTCTCCTGAAATCTCCAAATATCTACTTAGAAAATTTAAAACTACAAATATAAAAACATATTTCAATACTACCATTAAAGATTTTAATATTAAAGACCAAAAAGTAGAAGTTATTTTATCAAATGATGAAAAAATAGTAGTAGATAAAATATTACTAACCATTGGGAGAAAACCAAATACAGGATTAATGGATATAATAGAAAAAGATGAAAAAGGATTTATTAAAACAGATAGTTATTTAAGAACAAATTTTGAAAATATCTATGCTATCGGTGATGTTGTAAACTCACCTATGCTTGCCCATATAGCAAGTTATGAAGCAAAAGTTGCATTACATAATATCACCGAAGAAGAAAAAATATCGGTGGATTACTCTTTAACACCCTGGGCTATATTTACTGCTTATGAGATAGCCCATATAGGTCTAAATGAAGAAGAGGCAAAAGAAAAAGGTATAGATGTTGAAAGTGGTTATTATCCATTTAGTTATAATGAAAAAGCAATAGATGAATCAGAACCGGAAGGATATGTAAGATTGTATTTTAATAAAGAAAATAAAAAAGTGATAGGTGCAGATATTGTTGGAATTGGTGCATCTGAATTAATACACCAGGTAGCCATATTTATAAAAGAAGGATATACAGCAAAAGATATTCATGAATTTATATATTTCCATCCATCTTTAAGTGAGATTTTTGCTTTTGCTACTTATGATTTGGCTGTTGGTAAATTATTTAGATAA
- the metK gene encoding methionine adenosyltransferase, whose amino-acid sequence MITIQSAESVCQGHPDKIADIIADAILDDLIRQDPYTRASIEAVITTGVIYVAGEISTTAYSDIPTIARNTLIDIGYTKSEYGFDGYTAGVITSISDQSPELALGIPSGGAGDTSIIVGYATNETENYMPLACNIANSITEKLDNLRKDDIIPFLRPDGKAIVVVEYKDGKPVRVDSITILAQHEPYVSEKELKEVIMEEIIKKLQYQNYIDEKTKIIINPIGRFVIGGPMADTGLTGRKTIADAYGTAAASGGSSFSGKDPTKIDRSASYMARMIAKHIVASGLADRCNVEMLYVIGMDYPVSINVNIYQEKNITKYIKEIFDLSVNGIIDFLDLRRPIYKKTSSYGHFGRNDDDFKWEELNKDILSKLSK is encoded by the coding sequence ATGATAACAATACAAAGTGCAGAATCAGTTTGCCAAGGTCATCCGGATAAAATAGCAGATATTATTGCTGATGCTATACTTGATGATTTAATTAGACAAGACCCTTACACAAGAGCATCTATAGAAGCAGTAATAACAACCGGTGTAATATATGTAGCAGGAGAAATATCAACAACTGCCTACTCAGATATTCCTACAATTGCCAGAAATACATTAATAGATATAGGATATACAAAATCAGAGTATGGATTTGATGGATATACTGCCGGAGTAATTACCTCAATAAGCGACCAAAGCCCAGAGCTTGCTCTTGGAATACCTTCCGGTGGAGCAGGAGATACAAGTATTATTGTAGGATATGCTACAAATGAAACCGAAAATTATATGCCCCTTGCCTGTAATATTGCAAACTCAATAACAGAAAAATTAGATAATCTAAGGAAAGATGATATAATTCCATTTTTAAGACCTGATGGAAAAGCCATTGTTGTAGTTGAGTATAAAGATGGAAAACCGGTAAGAGTTGATAGTATAACAATTCTTGCTCAGCATGAGCCTTATGTATCGGAAAAAGAGTTAAAAGAAGTTATAATGGAAGAAATTATCAAAAAGCTACAGTATCAAAATTATATAGATGAAAAAACAAAAATAATAATAAATCCAATAGGAAGATTTGTTATAGGCGGGCCTATGGCAGACACCGGATTAACAGGTAGAAAAACAATAGCAGATGCTTATGGAACAGCAGCTGCATCCGGTGGAAGCTCTTTCTCCGGCAAAGACCCTACAAAGATAGACAGGTCTGCATCATATATGGCAAGAATGATAGCAAAACATATTGTAGCATCCGGATTAGCAGATAGATGTAATGTAGAGATGCTTTATGTTATCGGGATGGATTATCCGGTTTCAATAAATGTAAATATATATCAAGAAAAAAATATAACAAAATATATAAAAGAGATATTTGATTTATCCGTAAATGGAATAATAGATTTTCTTGATTTGAGAAGACCAATTTATAAAAAAACATCTTCTTATGGACATTTTGGCAGAAATGATGATGATTTTAAATGGGAAGAATTAAATAAAGATATATTATCAAAATTATCTAAATAA
- the ilvD gene encoding dihydroxy-acid dehydratase, translating into MRSEEIKKGIERAPHRSLLRACGLSEEDFNKPFIGVANSYIDIIPGHVHLREFAQIVKEAIREAGGVPFEFNVIGVDDGIAMGHSGMFYSLPSRELIADSVETVVEAHKLDGLVCIPNCDKIVPGMLMAAARLNIPTIFVSGGPMAAGHTKEGKPIDLATVFEAVGSIKKGLIDNETLKDIEQHACPTCGSCSGMFTANSMNCLSEALGVALPGNGSILAIDPRRKELARQAGKQIIELVKANLRFKDIVNQKAIENAFTVDIAMGGSSNTVLHLLAIAHEAGIDFPVEKIDEISAKTPTLCKLAPASSYHMEDLDRAGGIYAIMKELSKKGLIHLDNPTVLLKPVGEAIKDADIKDANVIRTLDNPYSETGGLAVLFGNIAPFGGVVKAAAVDPKIMVHKGKAVVFDSEEEAIEGITNGKVKEGNIVVIRYEGPKGGPGMREMLAPTSTLMGMGLGDKVSLITDGRFSGATRGACVGHISPEAAAGGPIGIIQDGDEILIDIPNRKIELLISEEEFNRRMKEFKPKKKEIKSPWLRRYSKLVTSANKGAVLSDECL; encoded by the coding sequence ATGAGAAGTGAAGAGATAAAAAAAGGAATAGAAAGAGCCCCACATAGAAGCTTGCTCAGAGCCTGCGGATTATCAGAGGAAGATTTTAATAAGCCATTTATAGGTGTTGCAAACTCTTATATAGATATAATTCCGGGTCATGTTCATCTGAGAGAGTTCGCACAGATTGTTAAGGAAGCAATAAGAGAAGCCGGTGGAGTTCCATTTGAATTTAATGTTATAGGTGTTGATGATGGTATTGCTATGGGACATTCCGGAATGTTTTATTCACTTCCAAGTAGGGAGCTAATTGCTGATTCGGTTGAAACAGTTGTTGAGGCACACAAGCTTGATGGTCTTGTTTGCATTCCAAACTGCGATAAAATAGTCCCCGGAATGTTAATGGCAGCTGCAAGATTAAATATTCCTACCATATTTGTAAGTGGCGGTCCTATGGCTGCCGGTCATACCAAAGAAGGAAAACCAATAGATTTAGCTACCGTTTTTGAAGCCGTCGGCTCAATAAAAAAAGGTTTAATAGATAATGAAACATTAAAAGATATAGAACAACATGCCTGTCCTACCTGTGGCTCCTGTTCCGGAATGTTTACTGCAAACTCAATGAACTGTTTGTCAGAAGCCCTTGGAGTAGCACTTCCCGGAAATGGCTCAATACTTGCAATAGACCCAAGAAGAAAAGAGCTTGCAAGACAGGCAGGAAAACAGATAATAGAACTTGTAAAAGCTAATCTTAGATTTAAAGATATAGTAAATCAAAAAGCTATAGAAAATGCTTTTACGGTAGATATTGCAATGGGTGGTTCATCTAATACAGTTTTACATTTACTTGCCATAGCCCATGAAGCCGGTATAGATTTTCCTGTAGAAAAAATAGATGAAATTTCTGCAAAAACTCCAACTTTATGCAAATTAGCTCCGGCATCTTCCTATCATATGGAAGATTTAGACAGAGCCGGTGGAATATATGCAATAATGAAAGAACTATCTAAAAAAGGATTAATCCATTTAGATAATCCTACTGTTTTATTAAAACCTGTAGGAGAAGCAATTAAAGACGCCGATATAAAAGATGCAAATGTAATAAGAACCTTAGATAATCCTTATAGCGAAACCGGAGGATTAGCTGTATTATTTGGAAATATAGCACCTTTTGGTGGAGTTGTAAAAGCAGCAGCAGTTGACCCTAAGATAATGGTGCATAAAGGAAAAGCAGTAGTTTTTGATAGTGAAGAAGAAGCAATAGAAGGAATAACAAACGGAAAAGTTAAGGAAGGAAATATTGTAGTTATTAGATATGAAGGTCCAAAAGGTGGTCCCGGTATGAGGGAAATGCTTGCCCCAACATCTACACTTATGGGTATGGGACTTGGTGATAAAGTTTCCCTTATTACAGATGGAAGATTTTCCGGAGCAACAAGGGGAGCATGCGTAGGACATATATCACCGGAAGCTGCAGCAGGCGGTCCAATAGGTATTATTCAAGATGGAGATGAAATATTAATAGATATTCCAAATAGAAAAATAGAACTTCTTATATCAGAAGAAGAATTTAACAGAAGAATGAAAGAGTTTAAACCGAAGAAAAAAGAGATAAAAAGCCCATGGCTTAGAAGATATTCAAAACTTGTAACATCTGCAAATAAAGGTGCAGTATTAAGCGACGAGTGTTTGTAA
- a CDS encoding DUF465 domain-containing protein yields MTREEAIQKLLETDNEFKHAYEEHKELEWKISKLEKHFPPDPELEAEEERLKRRKLFLKDLMELKIKEFLSKNQ; encoded by the coding sequence ATGACAAGAGAAGAGGCAATCCAAAAATTATTAGAAACAGATAATGAATTTAAACATGCTTATGAAGAGCACAAAGAGCTTGAATGGAAAATATCCAAATTAGAGAAACATTTTCCACCTGACCCTGAACTTGAAGCAGAAGAAGAAAGATTAAAAAGAAGAAAATTATTTTTAAAAGATTTAATGGAATTAAAAATAAAAGAGTTCCTTTCTAAGAATCAGTAA
- the ahcY gene encoding adenosylhomocysteinase yields MDYHVKDLSLAEKGKLRIEWAEQDMPVLRQIRERFEKEKPLKDLVIGACLHVTTETANLMITLKAGGANVYLTASNPLSTQDDVAAALVKYFDIPVFAIHGEDRETYYKHLNMVLDKKPNITMDDGADLISLLHKERQDLIDNVYGGTEETTTGVIRLKAMAKEGVLRFPVIAVNDAYTKHLFDNRYGTGQSTIDGILRATNRLIAGSKFVVAGYGWCGKGVAMRARGMGADVIITEVDPLKALEAVMDGYRVMPMEEAAKIGDFFVTVTGNINVIDKHHLEVMKDGAIVSNSGHFDVEINLSALKEIAVETREIRDNVKEYKLKDGRRIYILSEGRLVNLAAAEGHPAQVMDMSFANQALSAEYVYKNAGKLEKTVYKVPDELDFEVARLKLNAMGIKIDTLTQEQKEYLSSWQHGT; encoded by the coding sequence ATGGATTACCATGTAAAGGATTTGTCCTTAGCAGAAAAAGGAAAGCTCAGAATAGAATGGGCTGAGCAGGATATGCCTGTTTTAAGACAGATAAGAGAAAGATTTGAAAAAGAAAAACCTTTGAAAGATTTAGTCATAGGAGCTTGTTTGCATGTTACTACCGAAACTGCTAATTTGATGATAACATTAAAAGCAGGTGGAGCTAATGTTTATCTAACAGCTTCTAATCCTTTATCTACCCAAGATGATGTTGCAGCTGCACTTGTAAAATATTTTGATATACCTGTTTTTGCAATTCACGGAGAAGACAGAGAAACTTATTATAAACATCTTAATATGGTATTGGATAAAAAGCCTAATATCACTATGGATGATGGAGCAGATTTAATATCTCTTTTACATAAAGAAAGACAGGATTTAATTGATAATGTTTATGGTGGAACAGAAGAAACAACAACAGGCGTTATTAGATTAAAAGCTATGGCAAAAGAAGGGGTTTTAAGATTTCCGGTAATAGCTGTAAATGATGCATATACAAAACATCTTTTTGATAACAGATATGGCACAGGACAATCAACAATAGATGGAATATTAAGGGCTACCAATAGATTAATTGCCGGTTCTAAATTTGTTGTAGCAGGATATGGATGGTGTGGAAAAGGTGTTGCTATGAGAGCAAGAGGAATGGGAGCAGATGTTATAATTACAGAAGTTGACCCACTTAAAGCTCTTGAAGCAGTTATGGATGGATATAGGGTTATGCCTATGGAAGAAGCAGCAAAAATAGGTGATTTTTTTGTAACAGTTACCGGAAATATAAATGTTATAGATAAACATCATTTAGAAGTTATGAAAGATGGGGCTATTGTTTCAAACTCAGGACATTTTGATGTAGAGATTAATTTATCTGCATTAAAAGAGATAGCTGTTGAAACAAGAGAAATAAGAGATAATGTTAAAGAATATAAATTAAAAGATGGTAGAAGGATTTATATACTCTCAGAAGGAAGATTGGTAAACCTTGCAGCAGCAGAAGGGCATCCGGCACAGGTTATGGATATGTCCTTTGCCAATCAAGCACTTTCAGCAGAATATGTTTATAAAAATGCCGGAAAATTAGAAAAAACCGTCTATAAAGTTCCTGATGAACTTGATTTTGAGGTAGCAAGATTAAAACTAAATGCAATGGGAATAAAAATAGATACATTAACGCAGGAGCAAAAAGAATACCTTTCAAGTTGGCAACACGGCACTTAA
- a CDS encoding DUF2283 domain-containing protein, which produces MKFKYYPETDTLYIETKDVQSVESEEILEGIVLDYDEDGNIVGIEIEGIKNLKNLDLPIKAKFELYQSSK; this is translated from the coding sequence ATGAAATTTAAATATTATCCGGAAACAGATACTCTTTATATAGAAACAAAAGATGTTCAAAGTGTTGAATCAGAGGAAATATTAGAAGGTATAGTTTTAGATTATGACGAAGATGGTAATATAGTAGGTATAGAGATAGAAGGGATTAAAAACTTAAAGAATTTAGATTTGCCAATAAAAGCAAAGTTTGAATTATATCAATCTTCTAAATAA
- the rimO gene encoding 30S ribosomal protein S12 methylthiotransferase RimO: MKKLAVISLGCPKNLVDTENILGAVDKEKIKFVSNPEEADIILINTCGFIEPAKEESINTIFEAISLKEKSDKKIVVTGCLVERYKEELKKQIPEVDLFIDLKEENNIPNILQIETKEKKRVLTTPKHLAYLKISEGCDHTCAFCAIPLIRGKHRSFPIQKLVDEAKYLVDLGVKELNIVSQDTSYYGYDIYGKQALWDLIKELEKINDLKWIRLYYLYPTTVNEDFIKNMAESEKVVKYIEMPIQHTEDNILKDMMRGYRKKKIEQILNWKDKYLPDMAIRTSVIVGFPTETEKDFENMKNFIKDAKFDWLGVFSYSHEEGTPAYNQFKDKIPKKEKIRRLNELIAIQEDITEEKNKELIGKEIEVLIDGFSEEWETLPIGRSYKSAYEIDGIIYLETTEPLKVGDFVKVKIKDTVDKYDLLGEVV, translated from the coding sequence TTGAAAAAATTAGCAGTTATAAGTTTAGGTTGTCCTAAGAATTTGGTTGATACGGAAAATATACTCGGAGCAGTAGATAAAGAGAAAATAAAGTTTGTATCTAATCCGGAAGAAGCTGATATTATACTTATTAATACCTGTGGTTTTATAGAGCCGGCAAAAGAAGAATCAATAAATACAATATTTGAAGCAATATCTTTAAAAGAAAAATCAGATAAAAAGATAGTTGTAACCGGTTGCTTAGTAGAAAGATATAAAGAAGAACTGAAAAAACAGATTCCGGAAGTTGATTTATTTATAGATTTAAAAGAAGAAAATAATATCCCAAATATTTTACAGATTGAAACGAAAGAGAAAAAAAGAGTATTAACAACGCCAAAACATCTTGCATATTTAAAAATATCAGAAGGTTGCGACCATACCTGTGCTTTCTGTGCCATTCCTTTAATAAGAGGAAAACATAGAAGTTTTCCAATACAAAAATTGGTAGATGAAGCAAAATATCTTGTTGATTTAGGAGTAAAGGAGCTAAATATTGTTTCACAAGATACATCTTATTATGGATATGATATTTATGGCAAACAGGCTTTATGGGATTTAATAAAAGAGCTTGAAAAAATAAATGATTTAAAATGGATTAGGTTGTACTACCTTTATCCAACTACCGTAAATGAAGATTTTATAAAAAATATGGCAGAAAGCGAAAAAGTGGTTAAATATATAGAGATGCCTATCCAACATACAGAAGATAATATATTAAAAGATATGATGAGAGGATACAGAAAGAAAAAGATAGAGCAGATATTAAACTGGAAAGATAAATATCTACCGGATATGGCTATAAGAACATCTGTTATTGTTGGATTTCCAACAGAGACAGAAAAAGATTTTGAAAATATGAAAAATTTTATAAAAGACGCTAAATTTGATTGGCTTGGGGTATTTAGTTATTCCCACGAAGAAGGAACGCCGGCTTATAACCAATTTAAAGATAAAATACCTAAAAAAGAAAAAATAAGAAGATTAAATGAGCTAATAGCTATTCAAGAAGATATAACAGAAGAAAAAAATAAAGAGTTAATCGGAAAAGAGATAGAGGTTTTGATAGATGGATTTTCTGAGGAATGGGAAACATTGCCTATTGGAAGAAGTTATAAATCTGCTTATGAAATAGATGGAATAATATACTTAGAAACAACAGAGCCTCTAAAAGTAGGAGATTTTGTAAAAGTAAAAATAAAAGATACCGTAGATAAATATGATTTATTAGGAGAAGTGGTTTGA
- the mtnA gene encoding S-methyl-5-thioribose-1-phosphate isomerase: protein MRKIKDLRAVELKGDYISVINQLKLPHQLEYLDLKTLEDVEKAIKDMVVRGAPLIGIVAAYGFAIGIKQYPDKPEYVYEKLKNTRPTAVNLFWALNRMMDKYNRLKDKDKETLIAELFKEAERIEIGDYHANKSIGGYGEVLIPKKANILTHCNTGALATGGWGTALGVIRSAFENEKDITVFVDETRPYLQGSRLTAWELDYEGIPHYIITDSSAGFLISKKMIDVIIIGADRITLNGDVANKIGSYTLSVLAKYHNIPFYVAAPTSTFDLNTLKGEDIPIEQRSENEVKYCGGCKVAPENSKVINYSFDIVPASNITAIITEKGIIQNPDKEKILKFFNKRSLL from the coding sequence TTGAGAAAGATAAAAGATTTAAGAGCCGTTGAGCTAAAAGGAGATTATATCTCTGTAATAAATCAGCTTAAATTACCTCACCAATTGGAATATCTTGATTTAAAAACATTGGAAGATGTGGAAAAAGCAATAAAGGATATGGTAGTGAGGGGAGCACCTTTAATAGGTATTGTGGCAGCTTATGGTTTTGCAATAGGGATTAAACAATATCCTGACAAACCGGAATATGTATATGAAAAACTTAAAAATACAAGACCTACTGCTGTAAATCTATTTTGGGCTTTAAACAGAATGATGGATAAATATAATAGATTAAAAGATAAAGATAAAGAAACATTGATAGCCGAACTTTTTAAAGAAGCAGAAAGGATAGAAATTGGAGATTACCATGCAAACAAATCAATCGGTGGTTATGGAGAGGTATTAATTCCAAAAAAAGCAAATATATTAACCCATTGCAATACCGGTGCATTGGCAACAGGTGGATGGGGAACAGCCCTTGGAGTTATAAGGTCTGCATTTGAAAATGAAAAAGATATAACAGTTTTCGTAGATGAAACAAGACCTTATCTGCAAGGTTCAAGATTAACTGCTTGGGAGCTTGATTATGAAGGAATACCTCATTATATTATTACAGATTCATCTGCCGGTTTTTTAATTTCTAAAAAAATGATAGATGTAATAATCATAGGAGCAGATAGAATAACATTAAATGGAGATGTGGCAAATAAAATAGGAAGTTATACATTATCAGTTTTGGCAAAATATCATAATATACCGTTTTATGTGGCAGCACCTACTTCAACATTTGATTTAAATACATTAAAAGGTGAAGATATACCGATAGAGCAAAGGTCTGAAAATGAAGTAAAATATTGCGGTGGTTGTAAAGTAGCACCTGAAAATTCAAAAGTTATAAATTATTCATTTGATATAGTTCCTGCATCTAATATAACAGCAATAATAACCGAAAAAGGAATAATACAAAATCCGGATAAAGAAAAGATTTTAAAATTTTTCAACAAAAGGAGCTTGCTATGA